In Bosea sp. PAMC 26642, the DNA window CGTCCTGCATCTGGCGGGCGAGATTCAGGCTGGTATCGACGTTGAGGTCGATCGTGACGTTGGGGTAGCTAGCCTTCACCCGTTCGATCAGCTTCGGCAGCCAAGCATAGACGATCGAGTCGACCGTCCCGATCATGACGCTGCCCGAGAGGGTGTTGGTGTCGCCGACGCTGCGCTCGAATTCGCCAACCATGCGTACGATCGTCTCGGCCTGCGCCAGCGCGCGTTGGCCATGCGCCGTCAGGCTGACATTGCGCAGGTCGCGCTCGAACAGCCTGACCCCGAGTTCGCGCTCCAGCGTCGCGATCCGGTTCGAGACCGCGGCCTGGGTCGTGCACAATTTCTCGGCCGCGACGGAGAAGCTGCGCAGCCTTGCGACCCAGACGAAGGTTTCGAGGAAGCGCAGGTTCACGGTTTCTCACACCACCAGATCGCGCTCGGGCACCGGCTCGCCGCGCGAGACGCGGGCGATGTTGTCAAACATGCGCCGCACCGTCGGCGCGAAATTGTCGGCCGCGATGGCGGCAAGATGCGGCGTCACCACGAGGTTGTCGAGCGTCAGCAATTCGCTGTCGGCCGGCAGCGGCTCGATCGAGAACACGTCCATTGCAGCGCCCGAGATCTCTCCGGTACGCAGGGCCTCGATCAGGTCGGTCTCGTTGACGACGCCGCCTCGCGCGACATTGATCAGCATCGCGGTGCGCTTCATCGCCTTGAGGGCGGCCTTGTCGATCAGGTTGGTCGTCTCCGGCGTCAGCGGGCAATGCAGCGAGACGATGTCGGACTGAACCAGAAGCTCGGGCAGCGACGCATGCTTGACGCCCAGCGCCGTTTCTTCCTGCGCCGAAAGCGGCGTGCGCTTGGAATACAGGATCGTGCAGCCGAAACCCTTCAGCAGCCTCGCGACATTCTGGCCGATCGCGCCGAAGCCGACGATGCCGACGGTCTTGCCCGAAAGCTGGAAGGTCTCGCCGGGCAGCCTGCCCCCGCGCCAGTCGCCCTTCTTCAGCTCTGCGTGACCAAAGGCGATGTAGCGCAGTGCCGACAGCGTCAAGCCGAGCGTGAACTCCGCCACCGGCACGGCATTGCTGCCCGTGGTGCGCGCCACCCTGATCCCGAGTTCCTTTGCCGCGACGATATCGAGATTATCGACGCCGACGCCCCATTTGTGCAGCAGCTTGAGTTTCTTCGCTGCCCGCAGCACGTCGCCCGAGACGGCAACCTGACCGGAGATGGCGTAGTCGGCGTCCGCGATGATCTCCTTCATGTGCTCGTCGCCGCGCGCCGTGCCATGGGTCAGGACGAAACCCGGCGGCAGCAGTTCTCGTAATTTCTCGGCCCGCTCCGGGGTCGAGTAGTCGAGAAGGACGATGGTCTCGGGCATGGTCGGATCCAGTATCGCGCGGAAGGGGTTCAGTTGGTCGAGAAGCTGACGCCGGCGCGCGCCAGCCCGCCGGAGATCGCGACCGGCGTACCGTCGGCGCGCCAGCAGGCCGCCCCCGTCAGCGTGCTGTCGGCATTGAACGCAATCGCATTCATGCCGCCAGCGACGCGTGGAGCGCGGACGACGTCATGGCCGCGCGCCGACAGTTCGGCGGCCACGGCATCGGGGATGGCGGCCTCCAGTTCGAGCACGCCGCCTTCGGTCCAGACGCGCGGCGCCTCGACGGCTTCCTGCAGGCTCATGCCGTGGTCGATCAGGTTGACGATCGCCTGCAGCGCCGAGGGGAAGATGCGCAGCGCGCCGGGCAGGCCGAGCGCGAAGGCGAGCTTGCCGTCCCGGAGCGCCATCATGGGCGCCATCGAGGTGAAGACGCGCTTGCCCGGCGCGATCGAGAGCGCCCGGCCCGGATGCGGGTCGAAATTGTACATGTAATTATTGGTCAGCATCCCGGTGCCGGGGATCTGCGTGCAGGCGCCGAACAGCCCGTTGATCGTCTGCGTCGTGGAAACGACATTGCCGGCGGCATCTGCCACGGTGACATGGGTCGTATCGGCCGACTCGCCGCCTGAAATCCCCGCCATCCAGCTCTTGGCGCTGCCCATCTCGATCAGCGCCCGCCGTTCGGCGGCGTATTCCTTGTCGATCAGCCTGGCCACCGGCACCGGCACGAAAGCGGGGTCGGCGGTCGCCGCCGCCCGGTCGGCGAAGGCGATCTTCAACGCTTCGGCCAGCAGGTGCACGGCGTCCGCCGAGCCGAAGCCGAGCCCGCCGATGTCGAAGCCTTCGAGGATGTTCAGCATCTGCACGATATGCACGCCCGAGGAGGAGGGCGGCGGCGGGCCGAAGATGTCGTAGCCACGATAGCTGCCACGCACCGGCTCGCGCGTCGCGACCTTGTAGGCGGCAAGGTCGCCCTGCTCGATCAGGCCGCCATTGCCCGCCATGAAATCCGTCAGCGCCTTGCCGAGTGGCCCGACATACAGCGCGGCGGGGCCGTCCTTGGCGATCAGCCGCAGGCTTTTCGCATAGTCGCTCTGGATCAGCCGGGCCCCTGCGGCCAGCTTCTCGCCGCCGGGCAGGAACAGCGCGGCGAGGCCGGGATCGCGCGCGAGATCGGCGGCGTTGTCGGCGATGCAGTTCGAGAGATAAGGGCTGGCGACGAAGCCGCGTTCGGCCAGTATGATCGCCGGCTGCAGCACCTCGTCCAGCGGCAGCGTGCCGAAGCGCGCCAGCGCCTCGCACCAGCCGGCGAGCGCGCCCGGAACTGCCACCGCCTTGGGGCCGATCACGTTGAGCCGGTCGCGCACGTCGCGCGCCTTGCCGATCTGGTCGGAGACGCAGTCATACATGTCCGGCGTTGCCTTGCCGGGTGCCGTCGAGAGCCCGTCGAGCACGACATGGCGCCCGTCCGCGAGCCTGATATGCGCGACGCCGCCACCCAGGATACCGACCATCATCGGCTCGACCACGGTCAGCGCGAACAGGCAGGCCACGGCCGCGTCGATCGCATTGCCGCCGGCAAGCAGCATTTGCGAGCCGGCGGCCGAAGCGAGCGGGTGGTTGGTCACGACCATCCCGCGCGAGCCGGTCGCGGGCTGCTTCTCGCAGGCGAAGGTGGCGACGCGCGGGGCTATGGTCATGGCGTGCTCAGGTCGAGACCTTGGCCGCGAAATGCGCGACGAAGCGCGCGCAGATATCGGTCAGCTTTTCGGTCAGCGCGGCGCCGGTCTCCGCCGAGCACAGCTGCGGATCGCCCTTGGCGACGCCGAGATTGTAGACCTCATCATACTCGTTGGGCATCGCAACCTCATGGCCCTCGAAGCTTGCGGTGCCGAGGCCGGTGAACTGCAGGTCGAGCAGGGGGTCCTTCTTCAGCGGCTTGCCTTCGGGGATCAGGTCCTTGCGGATCAGCTCGGGGAAGAGGTGCAGGCCGATCGAGGTCAGCGGGTCGGAGCCATGTCCGGCGACGGCAGCGGCCTTATCGGCCCCGCCGAGGATGCCCGGCAGCAGGCCGTAGCCGATGCGCCAGAGATAGAGGCTCGGCAGCACGATCTGCTCGCGCAGATAGAGCTCGCGCGCCACTTCCGAGATCGGGCCGACATTGCCGCCATGGCCGTTGATCACGACGATGCGGGTCAGCCCGTTGCGGTGGAGCGAATCGACCATCTCGGCGATGACGGTCGTGAGCGTCGCCTGTGAGATCGCGATGCCGCCGGTCATCGAGCCGAACCAGTCGGCGCCGCCGAAGGGCAGGACGGGCGCCACCAGCGTGCGCGTGCCGGCCTTGCTGGCGCGGATCGCGGCGAGCTCGGCGATCTTCTCGGCGAGCAGATAGTCGCCCATCGGCGCATGGGGACCCTGGTCCTCATGGCTGCCCATCGGCAGCAGGATGACGGGGTTGTCCTTCAGGATCTCGCGGGCTTCGCCCCCGGTGATCGTGCCCATATGGACGAGCGGGTCGGTCTTGGCAGCCATGGTTCTGGTTCCTGGATTGGTCGGGGGTTAGTCGCTCGCCCGTCCGGCCGTGCGCGGATCGACGGCATCGCGTAGCGCGTCGCAGAGCAGGTTCATGGCGAGGATCGTCAGGGTCAGCGCGGCGCAGGGCCAGACCAGCAGCAGTGGCGCCTGCTCCATGGTGGCGCGCGCGCCGCGGATCATCAGGCCCCAGGACGGGGCAGGGGGCACGACGCCGAGGCCGAGGAAGGAGAGCCCGCTTTCCAGCACGACGGCGGCGGCGACCGCCAGCGAAAGCTGCACCAGCACCGGCCCGGCGATATTGGGCAGCACGGTGCGCAGCAGGATGTACCAGGTCGGTGCGCCCAGCGCCCGCACTGCCTCGACATATTCGCGCCCGCGCACCGCCAGCACCTCGGCATGCGTCACGCGGGCAAATCCTGGCAGATACAGCACCGACAGCACGAGGATCAGCGTCGCCGCGCCGGGTCCCAGCAGGGTCACGACAAGCAGTGCCAGCAGCACCGGCGGAAAGCACAGGATTATGTCCATGCTGCGCGCCGACAGGAAGGAGACGATGCCGTGGAACCAGCCCGCGATGAGACCCAGCACCACGCCGAGCAAGCCTGCGGCGAGCGCCGAGGCGAAGGCGACGCTCAGGCTCGTCCGCGCGCCCCAGATCAGGCGCGAGAGCACGTCGCGCCCAAACTCGTCGCGGCCGAGCCAGGAGCCCGGCATCGGCCCTTGAAGGCGTCGCGCGATGTCCTGCCTCACAGGGTCGGGCAGGCCGAGCAGCGGCGCGGCGAGCGCGATGGCAATGATCAGCGCGACGAACGCTGCAGGCAGCCAGAGTCGCCTCATCGCGCCGTGACCCTGGGATCGAGCGTCGCATGCAGCATTTCGACGATCAGGTTGATCAGCAGGAACATCACCGAGATCGTCAGCACGATTCCCACCACCATCGGATAATCGCGCGCCTCGACCGCCCGCAGCAGCGGCGTCGAGAGGCCGGGCCAGTTGAAGACGTATTCCACCAGCACGGTCCCGCCGAGCAGCGTGCCCATATGCAGGCCGAGCACGGTGATGACAGGGTTCAGCGCGTTGCGCAGCACATGCACGAAGATCACCCGACCCGGGGCGAGGCCCTTGGCATGGGCGGTGCGGACATAGTCGTTTGCCAGCGCATCCAGCATCGAGGCCCGCGTCATCCGGAACAGCACCGCCGCCAGCCCCTTGCCGATCGCGACCGCCGGCAGGGCGAGCAGCTTGAGGTGAAGCACGGGGTCCTGCGTGAACGCGACATAGCCGCCCGCCGGCATCAGCCTGAGCGTCTGCGCCATTAGCAGCACGAGCAGCGTGCCGACCACGAAGACGGGGATCGCCAGCAGCAGCGCCGCCACGCCCGACGCGATGCGGTCGAAGCGTCCGCCGCGATGCAGTGCGGCATAAACGCCTGCTGGCACGCCCAACGCGATGGCGAGCAGGGTTCCCGCAAAGATGATCTCCAGCGTGCGCGGCAACCGCAGCGCGATCTCGCTCAGCACGGGATAGTCATCGACCAGCGATGTTCCGAGATCGGCCCGCAGCAGCCCGCCGAGGAAGGCGCCGTACTGCACCATGATCGGCCGTTCCAGCCCGAGCTTCTCGCGCAGTTCCGCCACAGAGGCCGGATCCGGCGAGATGCCCCCGGTCGAGAGCAGCAGCTCGGCTGGATCGCCCGGCACCAGATGCAGCGCCATGAACACGATCGTGGCGACGATCCACGCCATGAACAGCGACGTCGCGATCCGGTGCGCGAGCCAGGCGCCGGTCATCCGAAGAAGGTCTCTTCCAGCATGGCGCCCGATGAGGTCGTCAGCGCGCCCGGCAGGTTGGTGAAGCCCTTGACGCCCTTGTCCATGCCGTAGCCCTGCGAGCGCCAGGCGAGTCCGACCAGCGGCACCTCTTCCAGCGCCGCCCTCTGCATATCCTTGTAGATCTCGACGCGCTTGGTCTGGTCGAACTCGGCACGGCCCCTGGCAAGCGCCGCAATCGTGCGCGGCGCGTCGACCTTGAAGGAGCGGCCATGGGTTGGCGAGAGCGAGGTGTCGAGCACCACGGTCAGTCCGTCCGGATCGTTGTTGTCGGCCGAAACGCCATGGATCGCCATGTCGTACTGGCCGCGAATGCCGCGGCTGACGCGGGTCGACCAGTCGGGAAGCTGCAATTCGCACTGAATGCCGATCGCGGCCAGATGCTGCTGCACGACTTCCGCCGTGTCCTTGTGCATTCCGAACTGCGCGGTGGACAGCAGCGTGGTCTGGAAGCCGTTGGCGAAGCCGGCCTCGGCCAGCAGCGCCTTGGCGCGGGCCGGGTCGTAGTTCCAGCCCCGGGCAAGATCCTTGTCGTACCAAGGCGTGCCCTCGACGATCGGTACGCCCTCGAGCGGCTTGCCGCGGCCGAAGAAGGCTGCCTTGACGATGTCGTCGCGCTTGACCGCATGGGCGATGGCCCGGCGCACGCGCGCATCGTTGAAGGGCGGCTTGCTGCCGTTGAACAGCACGTCCATGAACGGCCCCTCGACGGAATCGAGCTTGAGCCGCGGGTCGGCCTCGACGGCAGCCATCGACTGCCAAGGCACATACTCGATGATGTCGACATCGCCGGACTGCAGCGCGGCATTGCGCAGGTTCTCGTCGGCATAGACGACGAACTTGATGCCTTTCAGCTTGGGAAAGCCCGGCTTGTAGAACTTGTCGAAGGCGACGAGATCGAGCGAGGTGCCGCGCTCCTGCCCGACAAGCCGGAAGGGGCCCGCGCCGATAGGTTCGTTTGCCGCCGATTTCCGCCAGATCACGAAGGTATTGTAGTTGGCGAACCAGCTCGGCAGCGTCGCCTGAGGTGTCTTGGTGACGAGGCGGATCGTCTTCGGATCAGGGATTTCGATGCGCTCGATGTCCTGGAACTGGGTTCGCATATAGGCGGTCGATTTTTCGCCGGCGATCTGCTCGATCGTCCATTTCACGTCGTCGGCCGTGACGGGCTCGCCATTGTGGAACAGGCAGCCCTGGCGCAGCTTGAAGACCCAGGCGCCTTCGGCGTCGATCGACCAGGACTCGGCGATTTCGCCGCGCAGTTCGCCCTTGGAGTCATAGCTGACGAGGCTGCGATGCGTCATCAGCTTGACCGTGCCGGCCGAGGCGCCGGTTGACACCCAGGGCTGCAGATTGGGCGGGAATGCAGAGAGGCCGAAGCGCAGAATGCCGCTGGCGCGCTGGGCGCGGGCGGGGCGGGAGAGGAACGGCAGCGTCGCAAACGGGGCGACCACGCCGGCTCCAAGCACAGTGCGGCGTGAGATCGTCATTTGCTGTCTCCTCGCGGTTATCGTTTTGCCGGCGCATTCGCGCCTGGCCAGCGTCCCCATCTGGCAAGAAAAGCGCCATTCGCGCCCGTTTGCCAGTCCCATTACGCATATATGTCATGCGTCATGTATACGTGACGGATTTTTGATGTCGGCACAAGAAAGGCATAAGCTGGAGCAGAACGACCTTGCGGAGGCCGCCAGCAGTGAATGTCATGATCCCGGTCGCAGCGCAGGAGCCTGAGGGGCGCCCGGCGCGGGAACGCGTTTACGCCTATGTCCGCGAGCAGATTCTGCGGGGCGTCTTCGCAGGGGGCTCCTTCGTCGAGGAGGAGGAAATTTCGTCGGCCATGGGCGTGTCCCGCACGCCGGTAAGGGAGGCCTTTCACCGCCTAGAGGCGGAGCGCTTCATCGATCTTCTTCCGCGGCGCGGCGCCCTCGTGCGTCAGGTCACGGCACAGGAACTGGCCGATCTCTACGAGACGCGGCGAATGATCGAGGGTTATGCCATTGCCCGGATCTGCCGCGAGGAGATCGCGGTTCCCGCCGAGATGGCCACGATCCTGGACAGGATGGACGTGATCGCCGGCAGCGACCATTTCGCCCGGGTCGAACTCAACCGGCGCTTTCACTTGACCATGGTCGCCGCGTTGGGCAACGAGGTCATGTCGGAGCTCTACCGATCGCTGGATTCGCGCCAGCAGCGCGTTGCCATGACGGCGCTGAGCGTCGATCCAAACCGCATCTCACGTATCGAACGCGAGCACCGCGCCTTGCTGGCTGCCCTTGAAGCCCGCGACGAGAGGCAGGCGCGCGAGGTTCTCGATCAGCATCTGCGTCCCGTCATGGGCGTCGTCTCACGCCTGCCGGCCATGTCCTCGCCTGATCGGACTGCCCGCTAAAGCAGCGCGTCCGGCGCCGCTTGCATGGGCAACCGGCTGAAATTGAACCTTGGCCTGCCCAGCAGCGCGTGGTTACCTGCCGCCTCTCCGCAACCGATGAGGTCTCATGTCACCCCGCATCGCCTTCGGCGGCTTCCTGCACGAGACCAACACATTTGCGCCGAGCAAGGCCGGCATGGACGCCTTCATCCAGGGCGGCGGCTGGCCGGCCCTGTCGCGGGCGCAGGACATCTTCGCCTCCGTGCACAAGGTCAATGTCGGCGCCTCGGGCTTCATCCAGCACGCGAATGCCGCCGGCTGGACGCTTGTCCCGACGCTGTGGTGCGCCGCCAGCCCTTCGGCCCATGTCACGGCCGAGGCGTTCGAGGCGCTGGCCGACGAACTCGTCACGCGGATCGCTGCATCGCTGCCGGTGGACGGCGTCTATCTCGACCTGCACGGAGCCATGGTCAGCGAGGCCTTCGACGACGGCGAGGGCGAGGTGCTCAGGCGGGTGCGTGCCGCGATCGGGCCCGACATCCCCCTCGTCGCCAGCCTCGATCTGCACGGCAACGTCACGCCGCTGATGGTCGAAAGCGCCGACGCGCTCGTCGCCTATCGCACCTATCCCCATATCGACATGGCCGAGACCGGCCGCCGCGCCGGTGTCTATCTGGAAACCCTTCTGGGCACGCAAAAGCGCCACGCGAAGGCGTTTCGGCAGGTCCCTTACCTGATCCCGATCGCCTGGCAGGCCACCGCGATGGAACCCTGCAAGACGATCTATGCCGAGCTTGCGGCGCTGGAAGGAGAGAGCGTGCCGACGCTCTCCTTCCTGCCGGGCTTTCCGGCCGCGGATTTCCCCGATTGCGGCCCGAGCATCGTCGCCTATGGCGCGACACAGGCCGATGCCGACCGCGCCGCCGATCTGGTTGCCGCGCGCGTGCTGGGCAGTGAGAGCGCCTTCAACGGCCGCGTCTTCCAGCCCGACGAAGGCGTCCGCGAGGCGATGCGGCTGGCGGCGGGTGCGACGAGGCCCGTGGTCATCTCGGACACGCAGGACAATCCCGGCGCCGGCGGCGATTCCGATACGATGGGAATGGCTCACGCCCTGCTGCGCAACGGCGCACAGCGCGCCGCCATCGGCGTCATCGTCGATCCTGCTGCCGCCCAAGTGGCCCACGCTGCCGGTGTGGGAGCCACCATCTCCGTCTCGCTCGGCGCAAAGTCCGGCGTGCAGGGCGATGCCCCGCTCGACGGCGAGTTCGTGGTCGAGCAGCTTTCCGACGGCCGCTTCATCGCCCCCGGCCCCTTCTATGGCGGCTCGCGGATCAATCTCGGTCCCAGCGCTGCGCTTCGCATCGGCGGCGTCCGCATCGTCGTCGGCTCGCGCAAGGCGCAGATGGCCGACCAGGCGATGTACCGCCAGGTCGGCATCGAGCCGACCGAGCAGGCGATCCTCGTCAACAAGAGCTCGGTGCATTTCCGCGCCGATTTCGAGCCGATCGCGGAAACCATCCTCGTCTGCGCCGCGCCCGGCCCGATGCCCGTTGACCCGTCGGCCTTGCCTTGGAAGCGGCTGCGCCCCGGTATCCGTACGGCACCGCACGGTCCGGTCTTCGGCTGATCGAACTCATAATCCCAGGAGTACCGCCCCAGTGCCGACCTTGCCCCAGATCGAAGCCTTCGCAGGCGAACTGACCGCGATCCGCCGCGATCTCCACGCCCATCCCGAGATCGGCTTCGAGGAGGTCAGGACCTCCGGCATCGTCGCCGAGAAGCTCGCCTCATGGGGCATCGAGGTCCATCGCGGCATCGGCAAGACCGGCGTCGTCGGGATTCTGGAAGGCAAGGGCGGACCGGGCAAGCGCATCGGCCTGCGCGCCGATATGGACGCGCTGCCGATGGAGGAGACCACGAACCTGCCCTGGCGCTCGACCATTGCGGGGCGCAATCACGCCTGCGGCCATGATGGCCACACCACGATGCTGCTCGGCGCGGCACGTTATCTCGCCGAGAACCGCGACTTCACCGGCACGGCGATCTTCGTCTTCCAGCCGGCCGAGGAGGGTCTTGGCGGCGCGCGCGCCATGCTCGCCGACCGGCTGTTCGAGCGCTTCCCGTGCGACGAGATTTACGGCCTGCACAACGCGCCCAATCTGGATGCCGGACAGATCGCGGTCTTTCCCGGCCCGGCGATGGCGGGCGCCGATTTCTTCGACATCAAAATTACCGGCAAGGGCAGCCATGGCGCCATGCCCCATGTCGGGCGCGATCCCGTCATTGTCGCGATCACGCTGGCCGCCGCCTTGCAAACCATCGTCAGCCGCAATGCCGATCCACGCGAATCCGCCGTGCTCTCGATCACCCAGATCCATGCCGGCTCGGCCTATAACGTCATCCCCAATGAGGCCGCGCTTGCCGGCACCATCCGCACCTTCTCGCCGGAGATCGCGGCCCTGATCCGCGACCGTATGCGCGAGATCGCGGCCGGCCTCGCCCAGAGCTTCGGCGTCGAGATCGAGGTCGACATCCGCTCGATCTTCGACGTGCTGGTGAACCACCCGGAACAGTCCGTCGCGGCCGCGGCGGTCGCGGGCGAGATCGTCGGTGCCGAGAACGTATTGACCGAGGTCAGGCCGGTCATGGGCAGCGAGGATTTCGCCGACATGCTGCGCGCGGTGCCCGGCGCCTATTGCTGGGTCGGCCACGCCGGCAGCGTGCCGGTGCACAATCCTGCCTTCGTGCTCGACGACGGCATCCTGCCGGTCGGGGCGAGCCTGCTGGCGCGCCTTGTCGAGAGCCGGCTTGCGGCCTGAACCATGTCCTGGCAGAGCCTGACCTTCGACGCCGACACGATGCTCGCCGGCCTCCGGCGCTGGGTCGAGTGCGAAAGCCCGACCTTTGATCTCGCCGCGGTTAACGCCATGATGAGCCTGGTCGCTGGGGATCTGGTCGCGGCCGGCGCGGCCGTCACGCGCTTCCCCGGCCCGCCCGGCCTCGGCGATTGCATCCTTGGCGACTTCCCGCATCCAAGGCAGGGCGAACCCGGCATCCTGGTGATGTCGCATCTCGACACCGTCCATCCGGTCGGTACGCTGAAAGCCCTGCCGTTCCGGCGCGAGGGCTCGCGCTGCTATGGGCCGGGCATTCTCGACATGAAGGGCGGCGCCTATGCTGGGTTGCAGGCGATCGTGGCGCTGGCGAAAGCCGGCATCGAGACGCCGCTGCCGGTCAGCGTGCTTTATACCAGCGACGAGGAGATCGGCAGCCCCGGCACCCGAGACCTGATCATGGAGCAGGCCCGTAAACACCGCTATATTCTGGTGCCGGAGCCGGCCAAGCCGGGCAATGGCGTGGTCACCGGGCGCTACGCGATTGCGCGCTTCAACCTGCTGGCCGAGGGCAGGCCGAGCCATGCCGGCTCGACCCTGAAGGACGGCCGCTCGGCGATCAGCATGATGGCGCAGCAGCTGCTCGCCATCGAGGCGATGACGGATGATGACTGCACCTTCAGCGTCGGCGTCATCTCCGGCGGGCAATGGGTCAACTGCGTCGCCACGACCTGTCGTGCCGAAGCGCTGAGCATGGCCAAGCGTCAGGCCGATCTCGATCGCGGCGTCGAGCGTATGCTGGCGCTCTCGGTAGCCAATCCCGACGGCACGCGCTTCACCGTGACGCGCGGCGTCACCCGGCCGGTCTGGGAGCCGGACGCGCAAACGCTGCGTCTATACGAGATCGCCCGCGGCGTGGCCGGCGAAATCGGCATCGACCTGTCGCATCATTCGGCAGGGGGCGGCTCCGACGCCAACTTCACCGGAGCGGCTGGCCTGCCTTCGCTGGACGGGCTTGGCCTGATCGGGGCCGGTTATCATACGCTGGAAGAGCATATCGAGGTCGAAAGTCTGGCGCAGCGCGCTCGCTTGATGGCCGGGCTGCTCACGAAACTTGCCGCATGAGCTGTGCCGGCTTTTGCATGGGAGCGGGTATGCGTCTGGCACGGCGCGTGCATTAATATCGGCGTCGGTGATTTGCGATCAGGGTCGAGGGAAACAACACATGACGTTGCGCTGGAAGTCGTTCGCCGTTGCCGCCGCGCTCCTTGCCGGAAGCTCGCTCGCCGGAATGCCGACGGCCCAGGCGCAGACGACGATGAAGGTCGTGATGCACTCCGACGTAAAGATCGTCGATCCGATCTGGACCACGGCCTATATCGTCCGCAACCACGGCTACATGATCTACGACACCCTCTTCGCGCTCGACGATAAGGGCGAGGTCAAGCCGCAGATGGTCGAGACCTTCACGGAATCGCCCGACAAGCTGACCTACAAGTTCACTTTGCGAGATGGCTTGCTCTGGCATGACGGCAAGCCCGTCACCTCCGAGGATTGCATCGCCTCGATCAAGCGGTGGTCGGCGCGCGACCCGATCGGACAGAAATTGATGACCTTCGTCGACGGCATCACCGCCGACGATGCGCGCAGCTTTACCGTCAAGCTCAAATCGTCGACGGGCCTGCTGATCTTCGGCCTCGGCAAACCGTCCTCGAACGTGCCGTTCATGATGCCCAAGCGCGTCGCCGAGACCGATCCGAACACGCAGATCTCGGAGTTCATCGGCTCGGGGCCGTTCGTTCTGAAGACCGACGAATGGAAGCCCGGCGACAAGATCGTCTACACCAAGTTCAAGGACTACAAGCCGCGCGCCGAACCAGCCTCGGGCCTGGCCGGCGGCAAGGTCGCCAAGATCGACCGGATCGAATGGCTCGCTGTCTCCGACCAGCAGCAGGCGGTCAACGCGCTCCTCGCCGGCGAAATCGACATGATCGAGCAGCCCTCCTTCGACCTGATCCCCCTGCTCAAGGCCGACAAGGCGATCAAGCTGATCGACTATAACCCGCTCGGATTGCAGTACACGCTGCGCCCCAACCACACGATCAAGCCCTTCGACAATCCCAAGATCCGCCAAGCGCTGACCTATGCGCTGAATCAGAAGGACTTCCTTGA includes these proteins:
- a CDS encoding M81 family metallopeptidase — translated: MSPRIAFGGFLHETNTFAPSKAGMDAFIQGGGWPALSRAQDIFASVHKVNVGASGFIQHANAAGWTLVPTLWCAASPSAHVTAEAFEALADELVTRIAASLPVDGVYLDLHGAMVSEAFDDGEGEVLRRVRAAIGPDIPLVASLDLHGNVTPLMVESADALVAYRTYPHIDMAETGRRAGVYLETLLGTQKRHAKAFRQVPYLIPIAWQATAMEPCKTIYAELAALEGESVPTLSFLPGFPAADFPDCGPSIVAYGATQADADRAADLVAARVLGSESAFNGRVFQPDEGVREAMRLAAGATRPVVISDTQDNPGAGGDSDTMGMAHALLRNGAQRAAIGVIVDPAAAQVAHAAGVGATISVSLGAKSGVQGDAPLDGEFVVEQLSDGRFIAPGPFYGGSRINLGPSAALRIGGVRIVVGSRKAQMADQAMYRQVGIEPTEQAILVNKSSVHFRADFEPIAETILVCAAPGPMPVDPSALPWKRLRPGIRTAPHGPVFG
- a CDS encoding M20/M25/M40 family metallo-hydrolase gives rise to the protein MSWQSLTFDADTMLAGLRRWVECESPTFDLAAVNAMMSLVAGDLVAAGAAVTRFPGPPGLGDCILGDFPHPRQGEPGILVMSHLDTVHPVGTLKALPFRREGSRCYGPGILDMKGGAYAGLQAIVALAKAGIETPLPVSVLYTSDEEIGSPGTRDLIMEQARKHRYILVPEPAKPGNGVVTGRYAIARFNLLAEGRPSHAGSTLKDGRSAISMMAQQLLAIEAMTDDDCTFSVGVISGGQWVNCVATTCRAEALSMAKRQADLDRGVERMLALSVANPDGTRFTVTRGVTRPVWEPDAQTLRLYEIARGVAGEIGIDLSHHSAGGGSDANFTGAAGLPSLDGLGLIGAGYHTLEEHIEVESLAQRARLMAGLLTKLAA
- a CDS encoding M20 aminoacylase family protein encodes the protein MPTLPQIEAFAGELTAIRRDLHAHPEIGFEEVRTSGIVAEKLASWGIEVHRGIGKTGVVGILEGKGGPGKRIGLRADMDALPMEETTNLPWRSTIAGRNHACGHDGHTTMLLGAARYLAENRDFTGTAIFVFQPAEEGLGGARAMLADRLFERFPCDEIYGLHNAPNLDAGQIAVFPGPAMAGADFFDIKITGKGSHGAMPHVGRDPVIVAITLAAALQTIVSRNADPRESAVLSITQIHAGSAYNVIPNEAALAGTIRTFSPEIAALIRDRMREIAAGLAQSFGVEIEVDIRSIFDVLVNHPEQSVAAAAVAGEIVGAENVLTEVRPVMGSEDFADMLRAVPGAYCWVGHAGSVPVHNPAFVLDDGILPVGASLLARLVESRLAA
- a CDS encoding ABC transporter substrate-binding protein — its product is MTLRWKSFAVAAALLAGSSLAGMPTAQAQTTMKVVMHSDVKIVDPIWTTAYIVRNHGYMIYDTLFALDDKGEVKPQMVETFTESPDKLTYKFTLRDGLLWHDGKPVTSEDCIASIKRWSARDPIGQKLMTFVDGITADDARSFTVKLKSSTGLLIFGLGKPSSNVPFMMPKRVAETDPNTQISEFIGSGPFVLKTDEWKPGDKIVYTKFKDYKPRAEPASGLAGGKVAKIDRIEWLAVSDQQQAVNALLAGEIDMIEQPSFDLIPLLKADKAIKLIDYNPLGLQYTLRPNHTIKPFDNPKIRQALTYALNQKDFLEAVVGNPDYYKTCKAMFICGSPMASEKGMDGLLESNFNKSKELLKEAGYDGTPVVLLHSTDLQTLTNLAPVAKQLMEKGGFKVDMQSSDWQSVVARRVRKTPVADGGWNAMLTAWVSADVLNPVMAGFFNASCDKAAFGWPCDEQMEKLRDDFARETDPAKQKAITEAVQMRWREVVTHVHLGQYTVPIATRQNISGILTAAAPVFWNLEKK